One window from the genome of Carassius carassius chromosome 15, fCarCar2.1, whole genome shotgun sequence encodes:
- the irx2a gene encoding iroquois-class homeodomain protein IRX-2a, whose protein sequence is MSYPQGYLYQPPGSLALYSCPLAAPRSEELARSSSGSAFSPYPGSAAFTASANAFSSPLPYSTDPATGFPSYMGSPYDAHTTGMAGAISYHPYGSPGYPYQLNDPAYRKNATRDATATLKAWLQEHRKNPYPTKGEKIMLAIITKMTLTQVSTWFANARRRLKKENKMTWAPRNKSEDEDEEDGDGERKDERTDKNTDNSEASAEDEGISLNLTDRSCSVESDGEKVMCRTGDRVCDSGPDIKDKCDSGDLDTGREDRQRAPSPEPLTSSPLTAVEAPLLTHHHRVNSTNKTCLDGQNQSVKPKLWSLAEIATSDPKQQQNCPPGVGLLTSPASSASPAGAVYPATSILGRPLYYTSPFYSRPNYTNYGNFSPLQGQGILRYNSAAEGLLRAEPVLKTSPNQTEQHFRASNADSKKDPSEVFTVRAQSYLSS, encoded by the exons ATGTCCTATCCTCAGGGTTACCTCTACCAGCCCCCGGGCTCCCTGGCGCTCTACTCCTGTCCGCTGGCCGCCCCGAGGAGCGAGGAGCTGGCCCGGTCCTCGTCCGGTTCAGCGTTCAGCCCGTACCCCGGATCTGCGGCGTTCACAGCCTCGGCCAACGCTTTCTCCAGCCCTCTGCCCTACTCCACAGATCCAGCCACGGGATTCCCGTCCTACATG GGCTCCCCGTATGACGCGCACACCACGGGAATGGCAGGAGCCATCAGTTATCACCCGTACGGGAGTCCCGGTTACCCGTACCAGCTCAACGACCCGGCGTACCGGAAGAACGCCACGCGGGACGCGACGGCGACGCTAAAAGCGTGGCTCCAGGAACACAGGAAAAATCCTTATCCCACGAAAGGAGAGAAGATCATGCTGGCCATCATCACCAAGATGACCCTCACGCAGGTGTCCACCTGGTTCGCCAACGCCAGAAGAAGACTCAAGAAGGAGAACAAGATGACATGGGCACCACGGAACAAAAGTGAGGATGAGGACGAGGAGGACGGCGATGGGGAGAGAAAAGACGAGCGCACGGATAAAAACACGGACAACAGTGAAGCGTCTGCTGAGGACGAAG GCATCAGTTTGAACCTGACAGATCGCTCGTGCTCGGTAGAATCTGACGGAGAGAAGGTCATGTGCAGAACCGGAGACCGGGTTTGTGATTCTGGACCCGATATCAAGGACAAATGCGACTCTGGTGATCTGGACACGGGACGCGAGGACAGGCAGAGAGCCCCGTCACCCGAGCCGCTGACCTCCTCCCCTCTGACCGCGGTGGAGGCCCCTCTCTTGACCCATCATCACCGAGTGAACAGCACCAACAAAACATGTCTGGACGGTCAAAACCAAAGCGTCAAGCCTAAGCTGTGGTCATTAGCCGAGATCGCCACTTCGGACCCAAAGCAGCAGCAGAACTGTCCCCCGGGCGTTGGTCTTTTGACCTCCCCGGCGTCCAGCGCGTCTCCAGCGGGCGCAGTGTACCCCGCCACCTCTATATTAGGAAGACCGCTTTATTACACCTCGCCGTTTTATAGTAGGCCTAATTACACAAACTATGGCAACTTCAGCCCGCTGCAGGGCCAAGGGATACTGCGCTATAATTCAGCTGCTGAGGGACTCCTCCGAGCCGAGCCTGTGCTGAAGACCAGTCCAAACCAGACTGAGCAGCACTTCAGGGCCTCCAACGCAGACTCCAAAAAAG aCCCCAGCGAGGTGTTCACAGTAAGAGCCCAGTCATACCTGTCGAGTTAA